One Nocardia iowensis DNA window includes the following coding sequences:
- a CDS encoding AzlD domain-containing protein produces MMLAAGIIALAVGTYTFRWAGPALRERIRFPTRVVRLLEVGAVVLLAALVAVTALPTDSGHFEFALPAGVLVAALLAWRKQPILVVILAAATTTALLRLLGVA; encoded by the coding sequence ATGATGTTGGCCGCAGGAATAATCGCGCTTGCCGTGGGCACCTACACGTTCCGCTGGGCCGGCCCGGCGTTGCGCGAGCGTATCCGCTTCCCCACCCGCGTAGTTCGCCTACTCGAGGTCGGCGCCGTAGTCCTGCTCGCCGCCCTCGTCGCCGTCACCGCCCTACCCACCGACTCCGGCCACTTCGAATTCGCCCTCCCCGCAGGAGTTCTCGTCGCGGCCCTACTGGCATGGCGCAAACAACCCATCCTGGTAGTAATCCTCGCCGCCGCCACAACCACCGCCCTCCTCCGCCTCCTCGGCGTGGCATGA
- a CDS encoding AzlC family ABC transporter permease, with product MRSIWRTLGRDTAAGIAAVCLAVGVIGVSYGATAVTTGLPPWLPIVLGVVVLAGGAEFLFIGIVAAGGSPIAAVLAGLVVNARHLPYGLSVPDVVGSGWRRLLGVHLMNDESVAMALAQPDIERKRAAYWACGFGVLLAWPGGAAVGVLIGTFVPDTAAFGLDAVFPAVLLALIVPALREKATLRAALVGAAVAVASAPFLPAGMPVLVALSGLLVAGRGSDQRMGDAAGPESSELVSKSDRTTCESGAE from the coding sequence ATGCGTTCGATATGGCGAACACTCGGCCGGGACACCGCGGCGGGGATCGCGGCGGTATGCCTGGCGGTCGGCGTCATCGGGGTGTCCTACGGTGCGACCGCCGTGACAACCGGTCTTCCCCCGTGGCTGCCCATCGTGCTGGGCGTCGTGGTGCTCGCCGGGGGTGCGGAGTTCCTGTTCATCGGCATCGTCGCGGCAGGCGGCAGCCCGATCGCGGCGGTGCTGGCCGGACTGGTGGTCAACGCCCGGCATCTGCCGTACGGGCTGTCGGTGCCGGATGTGGTCGGCAGCGGGTGGCGACGGTTGCTCGGTGTGCATCTGATGAACGACGAGTCGGTGGCGATGGCGCTGGCCCAGCCCGACATTGAGCGCAAACGGGCCGCCTATTGGGCTTGCGGTTTCGGGGTGCTGCTGGCCTGGCCAGGGGGTGCCGCGGTCGGGGTGTTGATCGGGACGTTCGTTCCGGATACCGCGGCGTTCGGGCTGGATGCGGTGTTTCCGGCGGTGCTGCTCGCATTGATCGTTCCGGCGTTGCGGGAAAAGGCAACGCTGCGTGCGGCTTTGGTCGGTGCTGCCGTTGCTGTTGCCAGCGCGCCCTTCTTGCCTGCGGGAATGCCTGTGCTGGTTGCGCTTTCGGGGCTGCTGGTGGCGGGACGCGGAAGCGACCAGCGCATGGGCGACGCTGCTGGACCGGAAAGTTCTGAGCTGGTTTCGAAATCCGATCGCACTACATGTGAGTCAGGTGCCGAATGA